The sequence CTGGGTCATCACCGGCGAGCCCTCCGTAAGGCCGTAGCAGATGGTGATTTCCGTCATGTTCATGTCGTCCACCACGCGGCGCATGAGCGGCTCGGGGCAGACGGAGCCGGCCATGATGCCGGTGCGCATGTGTGAAAGATCAAAGCGTTTGAACAGCGGATGCTCCAGCTCGGCCAAAAACATGGTGGGTACGCCGTACACGGCAGTGCAGCGTTCGCTGTCGAGCGCAGCCAGCACCTTGAGCGCGTTGAACGACTCGAGGATAACCATGGTCGCGCCGTGATTCACTGCGGCAGATACACCCAACACACAGCCAAAGCAATGGAACAGCGGCACAGGCAGACAGACCCTGTCTTCCGGGCCGAAATTCTGGTGGCGGCCAATCCAGTACCCGTTCAGACCCACGCCCACGTGGGTCAGCATGACCCCGCGCGGAAAGCCCGTGGTGCCCGAGGTGTACTGCATATTGATGACATCCCACGGCTGGAGCTGGGCCTGGCGGGCGGCGTATTCCGCCTCGTCCACCATGACGGAAAGGGAGAGTATTTCCGGCACGGAGTACATACCCCGGTGCTTTTCCGCCCCCAGAAAGCACACGCGCTTGAGATGCGGCAGGTTCTTGCACGCAAGCCTGTCGCGCGACTGCAAACGCAGCTCCGGCGCAATGCGGTAGAGCGTGTCCAGATAGTCGTGGTCGCGCACGCTGTCGATAAGAAAAATATTCTCGCACTCAGAGTGGGTGAGCAGATAGCGCAGCTCGTGTTCACGATAATTGGTGTTTACCGTAATCAGTATCGCGCCGATTTTTGCCGTGGCGAATTGCAACGCCACCCAGTATGGCACGTTTGTAGCCCATACCGCGACCTTTTCGCCCTTCTGCACGCCAAGAGCCATCAAACCCTTGGCAAAATCGTCCACCAGAGCGCCAAATTCGCTCCAGGTCTGACGATAGTTGCGGTCAGGGTATACCAATGCTTCATTATCGGGAAAGCGCGCCACTGTGTGGTCAAGCACCTGCCCCAACGTCCATTCGCGCAGTTCAAACTGCGCCTGACGCTCACGAACTTTTTCTTCCATGCATCCTCCCAAAGGCGTGTTGCGGCTGGTGGCCACTGTTACGCGGTGTGCGGCCTGAAGGGCTTTGGGTCGCGCCTTAGTGCAGGCCAACAGAAAATAAACATGCCCTAGGGATTGTAGGTCACAGCCAGAAATTCCACAGGCTCGTCGCCAGCTGCGCCCACGTAATGCGGCACAATGGAATTGTAGTAAATTGTTTCGCCGGGCTTGAGCACACGGGTTTCGCGGCCATAGACCACAAGCAGCTCGCCCTTGAGCACGCAGATAAATTCCTCGCCCTGATGCGAGGTGGTCTTGCGTTCACCGCTCTCGGGAAAAATGCGGATATGGAAGGGTTCCATGTTGCGGTCGTTCTTGCCCTTGGCCAGCGCATGATAGGTATAGCTGGGGCGGGGGACGCGCCCAGTGTGCAGCGCTTCATCGGCCTCGGCCTCGCCATTGATGCTGCTCACCACCGGGTCGCGCGAAAACTGGTCGTCCAGAAAAGTGCCAAGGCGCACTCCAAGAGCGCGGGCCACCTTCTGCAGGGGGCCGATGCAAGGATAGATGGCGTCTGACTCCAGCTTTTCAAGATAGTCTTCCGTAAGGCCCGTATTCTGGGAAAGAGTTTGCAGGTCAACTTCGCGTTCTTCGCGAAATCCACGGATGCGGGAACCAATGGTACGCACGGGGGGCATAGACGCTCCTGATTGCCGGATATGCCGGGTTGGATGCCGCTCTGGCAGGATGACGTGGCGGCAAGCAACCCACTAAATACCGAAAAGCCCGTGCGCTCGCAAGCAAACATGCGCTGTTGAGCGGTCATACAATCCCCCTGCTGACACATTTTGCTCTTTGCGCTATGCTGAAAAGCATGAGCAAACAACCGATGGTCAGAAGGGCCTTTGTGGCCTCCGGGCAAGTGCAGGGCGTGGGTTTTCGCCCCTTTGTCTACCGCCTCGCCGCCGAGGGCGGGCTCACAGGCACTGTGGGCAATACCTCTGAAGGCGTGCGTATGGAAATGCAGGGCGCAGAGGCGGAGGTGCAGCGCTTTGGCCGCCGCCTGCGCGCCGAACTGCCGCCGCTGGCACGGCTGACCAACGTGGACGAACACTACCTGCCTGTTGTGGAGGACGAAACAGCCTTCCGCATTGTTCCCAGCTCAGGGCAGGCAGCGCACAGCGTGCTCGTAAGCCCGGATATGGGCGTATGCGCCGACTGCCTTGCCGACATGCGCGATCCGGCCAATCCGCGCTACCAGTACGCCTTTACCAACTGCACCAACTGCGGGCCGCGCTATACCATCACGCGCTCCATTCCCTACGACCGCGCCGTCACGTCCATGAGCTGTTTTCCGCTCTGCCCCCGGTGCAGCGCGGAATACGCCGACCCGGCAGACAGGCGCTTCCATGCTCAGCCCGTGGCGTGCCCCACGTGCGGGCCACGCCTGTGGTTTGTGAATGCGGCTGCGGCCAGCAAGGGACAAACTGCGCCGACCGCAGAAAATCAGCAGCAAGCGCTGGAACAGGCCGTGCAGACCCTGCTCCACGGCGGGATTCTGGCGCTCAAAGGTCTGGGGGGCTTTCAACTGGCCTGCGATGCGCGTAATGCCCAAAGCCTGCAAGAGCTGCGGCGGCGCAAAACACGCCCGCACAAACCACTGGCCCTCATGGTTGGCGATCTGGCAACAGCCCGCGCCCTGTGCGACCTTACACCGGAACACGAGGCCCTGCTGCAAAGCCCGGAAAAACCCGTTGTTCTCTGCCCCCGCCGCAGCACGCCGCAACATGGCGCAGCCATTCAGAATGATGCCGCCTATTTGCCGCACGAGGTAGCCCCTGATACTGGCAAGATCGGCATCATGCTGGCGTACACGCCCCTGCATGCCGTACTTTTTAGCCGCCTCGCAGAATGCACGGCTTTGCCGCCCGTGCTTGTCATGACCTCGGCCAACGCCGGGGGCGAGCCCATTTGCCTTGGCAACCGCGAGGCTCTGGCCCGGCTTGCCCATCTGGCGGACGCATGGCTGCTGCACGACCGGGATATTCTGGTGCGCGTTGACGACAGCGTGGTGACGCTCCAGCCGAGCCTGCCCGGTGCGGATGCGCACGGCACGTCTGCGCCCGCAAGCCAGCTTGCGGAACCGCTGTTCTACCGCCGCGCCCGGGGCTATGTGCCGCGCCCGGTTTTTCTGCCCAAGGCGGAGCAAAACGCCCCTTGCGTGTTGGGAACCGGAGCAGAGCTTAAGGCCACCATCTGCCTGACGCGGGGGGCCGAGGCCTTTGTGGGCCAGCACATCGGTGACCTGGAGAATCCCGCCACTCTGAGTTTTTATGAGGAGGTGGCCGCGCATCTGGAAAAGCTGCTGGAGGTACGGCCTGAGGCTCTGGTGTGCGATGCGCACCCCGATTTTCTTTCCACCCGCTATGCCGAGGCCCGCGCAGAGCGCGAAGGCCTGCCCCTGTGGCGTTTGCAGCACCACGCCGCTCATGCCGCTGCGGTGCTGGCCGAAAACAGCCACTACGGCCCGGCCCTGGCCCTCTGCCTTGACGGCACCGGCCTTGGCGATGATGGCACAGTCTGGGGTGGAGAACTCCTGTTCATGGAACTTGAACAGGCCCAGTGGCACAGGGTGGGCCGTCTGGCCCCCTTTGCCTTGCCGGGCGGAGATGCGGCGGTGCGCCAACCCTGGCGCATTGCGTTGGCCCTGCGCAATCTGTGCGAGCAGGCAGAAATTCCGCTTCCGTCACTGCACACCCCCTGGCTGCCGGAACAGACGCAGGCCGCAGCCGCAGTGACAGAAATGCTGCGGCGCGGCATCAACTGCCCGGCCACGACCAGTTGCGGACGCCTCTTTGATGCAGTGGCCGCGCAATTGGGACTGTGCCTTGATACAAGTTACGAGGGTCAGGCCGCCATCCGCCTTGAAGATGCCGCCAACCGGGCCAATGAGCATGTACGCACGGCGCTGGAGGGCAAGGCGCGCGACAAGGACGTTGCCACATTGATCTGGCCCGTGGGTATTGCGCTTCAGCACGATTTACTGGAACTGGACAGCGCAGGCCTGTTTGCCCACGTTGCGCAGGCGCAGGCGCAGGGAATGGACGCCACAGAAGCTGCGGCGCGTTTTCACCTCAGCCTTGCGCGGGCGCTGGCAGGCATGGCGGGCCGTGCGGCCCGCAAACTGGGCGTGAACTGTGTGGGCCTCACCGGCGGCGTATTGCAGAATACCACGCTGGCGCGGCTGCTGCCGCTGGCGCTGGCGGAGCAGGGCCTCACAGCCCTCACCCACCATGAACTGCCGCCCGGAGACGGCGGGCTTTCCCTCGGTCAGGCCGTGTGGGGCAGAAGGATGCTGGCAAGGGCGAAAAACTGATGCATGCATGGCGGAAAAGTCAGCAAGACAAACCTGCTGACAGAATCTGCACCTATTTGAATCCGGCTATGGCTCTGCCCTGCTTGAGAACAATGCGCCCCAGCGGCAGATCCCGCCACCAGAGGCCGGCCGCGCGTCCACTCAAACCTGTCTGGCGGCTTTGCCCGCTCAACAGGGCTGTAATGTCGACCACATCGTCCAGCACCAGATTGGAGGCAGCATCCGGCGGCGACTGCATGAGCACACGCAGGCGCGGCGCGGCATCCAGCGTACCGCCGCAGAGCTTGCCCAGCAATGAACCCTGCCATACGCAGCCGGGGGGCAAAAGAGCCGTGGCTTGAGGCGGCACAAAGCGTACATGCTCGCCATACAGCACCGCTCGCCCTGGGGGCAGCAGGTCAGGGTTGCAGGTGGCGCCCACAAGGCTTTCCGGCGGCAACGGACTGCCCGAAGGACGTTCAACCGGCTTTCCCGCTGGGCCATCATCGCGATTACGCCCGATACGCCGTCCATTGCGCTGGCCCGCGCTCTGCATCCCGGAAGGAACGGTAGCAGACGCTTCAAAAACGGTTTCTTGCGGCTCAGACCCATTGTTTTCAAAGGGCAGAGCCGCCGCATTCGCATCGCCCGGTTTGCGGAAAAGGGCCACATAAAATCCCTGAGCCTGCGAGCGCGCGCCGTCCACGCGCAAGGTGCCTTCGCCGCCGGGCAGCTCCTCCCACACGAAACCGGGGATGGGATCAAGATGTTCGCGCTCCAGCCCCAGCTCCTGCTCGGCAAAGCGCACCTGCGCCTCGTTTTCATCCACATTGGTCGTACAGGTGGAATACACCAGCCGCCCGCCAGGCCGCAGTAACGAGGCGGCGTGACGCAGCAGACGGCGTTGCAGCCCGGTGAGACTGTCGAGCTTGTCGCCCTGCCAGAGCTTGAGCACCTGCGGGTGTTTTTCTGCGGTTCCCCAGCCGGAACAGGGGGGATCAAGCAGTATGGCGTCCCATGAACCGGGCCGCAAAGGCAGGGCATCTCCGCTATATGAACAGGTGGCTGCCTGTATCAGATTAAGCTGGTGCAGATTGGCCCGCAGGGTGCCAAGACGCGTGGGCGAAGGCTCGTTGCCGAGCACAAAACCATTGCGCCCCACAAGCTGGGCCAGAAAGCCCGTCTTGCTGCCGGGGCTTGCGCACATGTCGAGCACTGCGCTGCCAGCAGATGGAGCCAGCGCCAGCGGCGGCAACATGGACGAACGGTCCTGTATATAAATGTAGCCGAAAAATGCAGCCAGCGAACCGCCAAGCGGGCGCGGCTCGGCCACAAGGCGGCGGCACAGGGGAGAAAAAGGTTCCGGCTCAAAATCATACCCCTGAGCTCGCAGCAGGGCCTCCACAGCGGGCACCTGTTCCGGGGCGCATACCAGGCGAAAAGAACGGATAAGAGTTTTCGGCATGGCGGCATATTATTGACAGTACGCCCTTCCCGCAAGGAATTTATCTGTTGCGGCGCGCTCCACGGGCTCCTTGCGTCTTGCACGGCGCTGCAAGTGTGCGTATAGTGCGCCAGTGCGGACGTGCCGGGCTGCATTTGACAGTCGGTACCGGTTGACCGCCACAACGGCCCGTGGCCGTACTTTACCGGGTATTTGCGTGAATACTCAAGGAGAATGGAATGAAATTCGCCATGCGACTGACTTTTTCGGTCTGCCTGATGCTCGTCGCCGTTGCTGCGGGCGCTGCCAGCGCCGCCGCTAAAAGCGCTGTGGTATTGCCCTTTGTGGTCAATGCCCCCCAGAGCTACGCTTACCTTTCCAAGGCTGTTCAGGCTACCATTCAGGGACGCCTTGACCGCCCTGGCGTGCTTGAAGCCCGTGCGGGACAGAACAAGGCCGCCAGCCAGGCAGAAGCCCAGCAGGCGCTCCGCTCTTCTGGTGCGGACAACGCCATCTGGGGCTCCGTGAGCGTCATGGGCAACGACTGCACCATTGTTATGAACAGCGTGGACAAGGCAGGCAAAACCTGGAGCAAAACCGCCCAGGCTCCTGTGAGCGAACTGACCACTTCTGTGCAGAACCTGACCTCGGCCCTGAGCCAGGAAGTTTTTGGTATTTCCTCCGCAATGCGCACCCCCGGCTCCACCGCGTCTGGTTCCCCGCGTGGCGCAACCGCCAATGGCGACATCGTCACCAACGAAACCGGTCAGCAGCAGGTGTACCTGAACCCGCAGTTCCGCTATCAGGGCGCTGGCGCTGAAGATGGCTCCCGCCTGCGCACCCAGCGCTTGGGTTACAACATGGTCGACATGGCCGTGGGCGACTTTAACGGCGATGGCAAGAATGAAGTCGCCATCCTGAGCGATCATGATCTGCGCATCTACAGCTGGCCTGCCAACGGTCAGCTCAAGCTGCTTGGCGAAACCGTGGTTTCGCGTTCCAACAACAACTTCTCCATGCGCGCCATCGACCTCAACCGCGACCGCAGCATGGCTCTTGTTGTGACCACCACCGAAGAGTCGAGCAACCGCCCTTACTCCTTCATATACAGCTTCAAGGGCAACAAGTTCACCACCATTGCCGACCGCATTCCTTACTATGTGAGCGTCATGCGTGTGCCCCCCACCTACAGCCCCACCCTCGTGGGTCAGGCGTGGGATTCGCTTAAGCTCTTTGCTCCCGGCGTGCGCATCATGACCAAGCAGGACGGCAAGTTTACGCTTGGCACCCGTCTTGACCTGCCCACCGGCGCCACTGTGTTCAACTGCGTGTGGATGCCCGCCGGCAAGAACGGCAAGGGTGAACAGCTTGTCATGCTGACCGACGATGAGCGCATCAAGCTCTTCCAGGGCCACGGCAACAGCCTGATTTACACCACCATGGAACGTTATTCCGGCTCTGCTACGGGTATGGATCACTACAAGGGCATGCCCGGTCTGGGCGTGGACAAAACCTACCAGTTGCCCAGCAAGTACTACGCCCCCATGCGCCTCATCGCTGCCGATATCGGCAATACCGGCGACTACACGCTGCTGGTCAACAAGCCCATATCCACTGCGGCGCAGTTCTTTGACCGTTACCGTTTCTTCCCCCAGGGCGAAGTTCATGCCCTGTACTGGGACGGCGTGGGCCTTGGCCTCAAGTGGAAGACCCGCCGCATCCGTGGTTCTGTTGCGGAAATTGACCTGGCTGACGTGAACAACGATGGCATCCTTGATCTGGTGGTGGGCCTCAACACCTCCCCCGATCTCGGCATCGGCAGCCGTCAGTGCATGATTACCGCCTACCCCCTGGACGTTTCGGCCACCAATCCTAACGTGCCTGCGGACTTGAGCGACTTTGAAGTAAGCCCCAACTAGCGGGGTAAACGGCCCTTCGCCAACGCGAGGGGCCGTTTTTATCTGCGGCGCAGAGCTGCGGATATGGAGCAACGGCCCTGCCGCGGCTCTGGCAATAGCCAATTTAAAGCGGCAAAACCCACTGGGGTTTTGCCGCTTTATAACCAGCTTACTGAAACGGAAAAGTTTTTGGAGTAAGGAGACAGCATGCGCATCCTTGTGATCGGCTCCGGTGGCCGCGAACACGCCCTGGTTTGGAAAATTCTGCAAAGCCCCGAAGTCAGCGCCATTTTTGTTGCGCCCGGCAACGGCGGCACCAGCAGCGAAGGGGCCGTTAACGTGCCTGTGGCTGTGGACGACCTGGACGGGTTGCTGGCCTTTGCGCGCAAGGAGCACATAGACCTGGTGATTCCGGGCCCCGAACTGCCCCTGACACTGGGCATTGTTGACCGCATGCGCGAAGCTGGCATTCCCAGCTTTGGGCCGGATGCCTATGGCGCACGCCTTGAAGGCAGCAAGGCCTTTGCCAAGGAAATCATGAACCGCGCCAAAGTGCCCACCGCCCATTGCGAAGTGTTCAGCGATGCGCAGGCGGCCCGCGACCACATCAACAAGGTGGGCGCTCCTCTGGTCATCAAGGCGGACGGCCTCGCCGCGGGCAAGGGCGTCATCATCGCCCAGACCGTGCAGGAAGCCCTGGACGCCATTGACGAGATCATGACCGAGCGCGCCTTTGGCGATGCTGGCAACCTTGTGGTGGTGGAAGAATGCCTTGTGGGCGAAGAAGCCTCCTTCCTCTGCGTATGCGACGGCACCCGGGCGGTTCCCCTGCCCTCGGCTCAGGATCACAAGCGAGTGTTCGACAACGACGAAGGCCCCAATACCGGCGGCATGGGCGCTTACAGCCCCGCCCCGGTGCTGCCCGACAGCATGCTTGAAGAAATGGCCGACCTCACGGTGCGGCCCATCCTGCGCGAGCTTGCCAAGGACGGACATCCCTTTGTGGGCGTGCTGTACGCGGGCCTGATGATGACCGCCGATGGCCCCAAGGTGCTGGAATACAACGTGCGCTTTGGTGACCCGGAATGTCAGCCCCTGCTCATGCGCCTTGACGGCGACCTGCCAGCCATCATGCTGGACGCTGTACGCGGCAAGCTTGACCCGGTAAGCCTCGGCCAGACCAGCCAGACCGCGCTTGGGGTTGTGATCACCGCCAAGGGGTATCCCGGCTCCTACGCCAAGGGTTTGTCCATCGAAGGTATTGAAGACGCGGACAGCGTACCCGGCGTAAAGGTTTTTCACAGCGGCACTGCGGTTAAGGA is a genomic window of uncultured Desulfovibrio sp. containing:
- a CDS encoding AMP-binding protein, which translates into the protein MEEKVRERQAQFELREWTLGQVLDHTVARFPDNEALVYPDRNYRQTWSEFGALVDDFAKGLMALGVQKGEKVAVWATNVPYWVALQFATAKIGAILITVNTNYREHELRYLLTHSECENIFLIDSVRDHDYLDTLYRIAPELRLQSRDRLACKNLPHLKRVCFLGAEKHRGMYSVPEILSLSVMVDEAEYAARQAQLQPWDVINMQYTSGTTGFPRGVMLTHVGVGLNGYWIGRHQNFGPEDRVCLPVPLFHCFGCVLGVSAAVNHGATMVILESFNALKVLAALDSERCTAVYGVPTMFLAELEHPLFKRFDLSHMRTGIMAGSVCPEPLMRRVVDDMNMTEITICYGLTEGSPVMTQSDIHDPLALRCETVGCAMPGIEVRVGDPDTCEELPRGEVGEILCRGYNVMKGYYNMPEDTAKAISPEGWLHSGDLGVMDENGYLRVTGRIKDMIIRGGENIYPREVEEFLMSMPGVLDVQVVAVPSRKYGEEVAAFIIPRPGVEILPEDVRDFCRGKVSWYKIPKYIKTITGFPLTASGKIQKFKLREMAAEFWPEPMQR
- a CDS encoding helix-turn-helix domain-containing protein, producing MPPVRTIGSRIRGFREEREVDLQTLSQNTGLTEDYLEKLESDAIYPCIGPLQKVARALGVRLGTFLDDQFSRDPVVSSINGEAEADEALHTGRVPRPSYTYHALAKGKNDRNMEPFHIRIFPESGERKTTSHQGEEFICVLKGELLVVYGRETRVLKPGETIYYNSIVPHYVGAAGDEPVEFLAVTYNP
- the hypF gene encoding carbamoyltransferase HypF, whose translation is MSKQPMVRRAFVASGQVQGVGFRPFVYRLAAEGGLTGTVGNTSEGVRMEMQGAEAEVQRFGRRLRAELPPLARLTNVDEHYLPVVEDETAFRIVPSSGQAAHSVLVSPDMGVCADCLADMRDPANPRYQYAFTNCTNCGPRYTITRSIPYDRAVTSMSCFPLCPRCSAEYADPADRRFHAQPVACPTCGPRLWFVNAAAASKGQTAPTAENQQQALEQAVQTLLHGGILALKGLGGFQLACDARNAQSLQELRRRKTRPHKPLALMVGDLATARALCDLTPEHEALLQSPEKPVVLCPRRSTPQHGAAIQNDAAYLPHEVAPDTGKIGIMLAYTPLHAVLFSRLAECTALPPVLVMTSANAGGEPICLGNREALARLAHLADAWLLHDRDILVRVDDSVVTLQPSLPGADAHGTSAPASQLAEPLFYRRARGYVPRPVFLPKAEQNAPCVLGTGAELKATICLTRGAEAFVGQHIGDLENPATLSFYEEVAAHLEKLLEVRPEALVCDAHPDFLSTRYAEARAEREGLPLWRLQHHAAHAAAVLAENSHYGPALALCLDGTGLGDDGTVWGGELLFMELEQAQWHRVGRLAPFALPGGDAAVRQPWRIALALRNLCEQAEIPLPSLHTPWLPEQTQAAAAVTEMLRRGINCPATTSCGRLFDAVAAQLGLCLDTSYEGQAAIRLEDAANRANEHVRTALEGKARDKDVATLIWPVGIALQHDLLELDSAGLFAHVAQAQAQGMDATEAAARFHLSLARALAGMAGRAARKLGVNCVGLTGGVLQNTTLARLLPLALAEQGLTALTHHELPPGDGGLSLGQAVWGRRMLARAKN
- a CDS encoding RsmB/NOP family class I SAM-dependent RNA methyltransferase; translation: MPKTLIRSFRLVCAPEQVPAVEALLRAQGYDFEPEPFSPLCRRLVAEPRPLGGSLAAFFGYIYIQDRSSMLPPLALAPSAGSAVLDMCASPGSKTGFLAQLVGRNGFVLGNEPSPTRLGTLRANLHQLNLIQAATCSYSGDALPLRPGSWDAILLDPPCSGWGTAEKHPQVLKLWQGDKLDSLTGLQRRLLRHAASLLRPGGRLVYSTCTTNVDENEAQVRFAEQELGLEREHLDPIPGFVWEELPGGEGTLRVDGARSQAQGFYVALFRKPGDANAAALPFENNGSEPQETVFEASATVPSGMQSAGQRNGRRIGRNRDDGPAGKPVERPSGSPLPPESLVGATCNPDLLPPGRAVLYGEHVRFVPPQATALLPPGCVWQGSLLGKLCGGTLDAAPRLRVLMQSPPDAASNLVLDDVVDITALLSGQSRQTGLSGRAAGLWWRDLPLGRIVLKQGRAIAGFK
- a CDS encoding VCBS repeat-containing protein gives rise to the protein MKFAMRLTFSVCLMLVAVAAGAASAAAKSAVVLPFVVNAPQSYAYLSKAVQATIQGRLDRPGVLEARAGQNKAASQAEAQQALRSSGADNAIWGSVSVMGNDCTIVMNSVDKAGKTWSKTAQAPVSELTTSVQNLTSALSQEVFGISSAMRTPGSTASGSPRGATANGDIVTNETGQQQVYLNPQFRYQGAGAEDGSRLRTQRLGYNMVDMAVGDFNGDGKNEVAILSDHDLRIYSWPANGQLKLLGETVVSRSNNNFSMRAIDLNRDRSMALVVTTTEESSNRPYSFIYSFKGNKFTTIADRIPYYVSVMRVPPTYSPTLVGQAWDSLKLFAPGVRIMTKQDGKFTLGTRLDLPTGATVFNCVWMPAGKNGKGEQLVMLTDDERIKLFQGHGNSLIYTTMERYSGSATGMDHYKGMPGLGVDKTYQLPSKYYAPMRLIAADIGNTGDYTLLVNKPISTAAQFFDRYRFFPQGEVHALYWDGVGLGLKWKTRRIRGSVAEIDLADVNNDGILDLVVGLNTSPDLGIGSRQCMITAYPLDVSATNPNVPADLSDFEVSPN
- the purD gene encoding phosphoribosylamine--glycine ligase, translated to MRILVIGSGGREHALVWKILQSPEVSAIFVAPGNGGTSSEGAVNVPVAVDDLDGLLAFARKEHIDLVIPGPELPLTLGIVDRMREAGIPSFGPDAYGARLEGSKAFAKEIMNRAKVPTAHCEVFSDAQAARDHINKVGAPLVIKADGLAAGKGVIIAQTVQEALDAIDEIMTERAFGDAGNLVVVEECLVGEEASFLCVCDGTRAVPLPSAQDHKRVFDNDEGPNTGGMGAYSPAPVLPDSMLEEMADLTVRPILRELAKDGHPFVGVLYAGLMMTADGPKVLEYNVRFGDPECQPLLMRLDGDLPAIMLDAVRGKLDPVSLGQTSQTALGVVITAKGYPGSYAKGLSIEGIEDADSVPGVKVFHSGTAVKDGSLVSNGGRVLCVTALGDSLADAQKAAYAGVAKVRMQDGFHRTDIGEKGIRRLAGK